The Streptomyces sp. NBC_01689 genome includes a window with the following:
- a CDS encoding nuclear transport factor 2 family protein, which produces MSWKRGLLAALAVCALLGGPAGCGSGDGPGRGERVSASPVGTLLDGTDEGGRHYREVDKKNGPEVAIEVLPDPRGGWDVHLSVRHFRFSPAGAGARAVAGRGVARLYVDGRAVATLRTAGHHLAGDLVPRGTHHVTARLYADDRTVWAVRGRPVESTADITASVSPPTHGAAATRTPAGADGGGGAAGTGGRGSPDSGGRAS; this is translated from the coding sequence ATGTCGTGGAAGCGTGGACTGCTCGCCGCGCTCGCGGTCTGTGCCCTGCTCGGCGGACCGGCGGGCTGCGGCTCCGGTGACGGGCCCGGGCGGGGCGAGCGGGTGTCTGCCTCGCCCGTGGGCACACTCCTGGACGGGACCGACGAGGGAGGACGGCACTACCGTGAGGTCGACAAGAAGAACGGGCCCGAGGTCGCGATCGAGGTCCTGCCCGACCCGCGCGGCGGCTGGGACGTGCACCTGAGCGTGCGGCACTTCCGCTTCTCGCCCGCGGGGGCCGGGGCCCGCGCCGTGGCCGGCCGCGGGGTCGCCCGCCTCTACGTCGACGGCCGTGCCGTCGCCACGCTGCGCACCGCCGGACACCACCTGGCCGGCGACCTGGTGCCGCGCGGCACCCATCACGTCACCGCGCGCCTCTACGCGGACGACCGGACGGTGTGGGCCGTGCGCGGCAGACCGGTGGAGAGCACGGCCGACATCACGGCGTCCGTCTCCCCGCCGACGCACGGCGCCGCCGCGACGCGCACCCCGGCCGGGGCGGACGGGGGCGGCGGCGCGGCCGGTACCGGCGGGCGCGGTTCACCCGACTCCGGCGGACGGGCATCATGA
- a CDS encoding molybdopterin oxidoreductase family protein, with product MCPLCEATCGLTLTIEGTRVTGARGDREDVFSKGFLCPKGASFGAADGDPDRLRTPLVREDGVLREATWEEAFDAVAAGLRAVVDRYGPHAVGIVLGNPNVHTMAGALYPGVLLSALGTRSVFTASTVDQMPKHVSSGLLFGDANAIPVPDLDRTDHLLVIGANPLESNGSLCTAPDFPGRLKALRARGGRLTVIDPRRTRTARLADRHVAVRPGTDALLLAAMAHVLLEEKLADPGDLTPHLQGVDELADALADFTPEAAAEACDVPADTIRELARELAAAPTAAVYGRIGSCTVPHGTLASWLVDVLNILTGNLDRPGGALFPLAATDRTPRPAGPGHGFALGRWHSRVSRHPEAKGELPLSALAEEIDTATPEGTPVRAVVAVAANPVLSAPDGDRLDKALDALDFMVSVDPYLNETSRHAHVVLPPPPPSQSAHHDFAFNTLAVRNQVRYNRPAVPLEPGRMAETEILARLVLAATGRHGADPSAVDTMVVDSALAKAVRDTHGPVHGRDPRELAAALGGETGPERRLDLMLRLGPYGDGFGARPDGLTLDRLLAEPHGIDLGPLRSRLPQPLKTRSGRIELLPAPIADDLPRLRDALRERPAALVLVGRRHLRSNNSWMHNVPALTGGSNRCTLHIHPEDAARLGLADGAAVRVKGAGGEVTAPAEVTDAVRRGVVSLPHGWGHDRPGTRMSHAALDPGVNVNQLLDGSLLDPLSGTAVLNGVPVELAPAETGV from the coding sequence GTGTGCCCCCTCTGCGAGGCCACCTGCGGGCTGACGCTCACCATCGAGGGGACCCGGGTGACCGGCGCCCGCGGCGACCGCGAGGACGTGTTCAGCAAGGGGTTCCTCTGCCCCAAGGGCGCCTCCTTCGGCGCGGCCGACGGCGATCCCGACCGACTGCGCACCCCGCTCGTGCGCGAGGACGGCGTACTGCGCGAGGCGACGTGGGAGGAGGCCTTCGACGCCGTCGCGGCCGGGCTGCGCGCCGTCGTGGACCGGTACGGCCCGCACGCCGTCGGCATCGTCCTGGGCAACCCCAACGTCCACACCATGGCCGGCGCCCTCTATCCGGGTGTCCTGCTCTCCGCCCTCGGCACCCGCAGCGTCTTCACCGCCTCCACCGTCGACCAGATGCCCAAGCACGTGTCCAGCGGGCTCCTCTTCGGCGACGCCAACGCCATCCCCGTGCCGGACCTCGACCGCACCGACCATCTGCTGGTGATCGGCGCCAACCCCCTGGAGTCCAACGGGAGTCTGTGCACCGCGCCCGACTTCCCCGGCAGGCTCAAGGCGCTGCGGGCCCGCGGCGGGAGGCTCACGGTCATCGACCCGCGCCGGACCCGCACGGCACGGCTCGCCGACCGTCACGTCGCCGTCCGGCCCGGCACCGACGCCCTGCTGCTCGCGGCGATGGCCCATGTCCTCCTCGAGGAGAAGCTCGCCGACCCGGGTGACCTCACCCCGCACCTCCAGGGAGTCGACGAACTCGCCGACGCCCTCGCGGACTTCACCCCCGAGGCCGCGGCCGAGGCCTGTGACGTGCCCGCCGACACCATCCGGGAACTCGCCCGCGAGCTGGCCGCCGCCCCCACCGCCGCCGTCTACGGACGCATCGGCAGCTGCACCGTTCCGCACGGCACGCTCGCCAGCTGGCTCGTCGACGTCCTCAACATCCTCACCGGCAACCTGGACCGGCCCGGCGGCGCCCTCTTCCCGCTCGCCGCGACCGACCGGACGCCCCGGCCGGCCGGCCCCGGGCACGGCTTCGCGCTCGGCCGCTGGCACAGCAGGGTGAGCCGGCACCCCGAGGCGAAGGGCGAACTGCCGCTGTCCGCCCTCGCGGAGGAGATCGACACCGCCACCCCCGAAGGGACCCCGGTCCGCGCGGTCGTCGCCGTCGCCGCCAACCCCGTCCTGTCCGCCCCCGACGGGGACCGCCTCGACAAGGCCCTCGACGCCCTCGACTTCATGGTCAGCGTCGATCCGTACCTCAACGAGACCTCACGTCACGCGCACGTCGTCCTGCCGCCGCCCCCGCCCTCGCAGAGCGCCCACCACGACTTCGCCTTCAACACCCTCGCCGTGCGCAACCAGGTCCGCTACAACCGGCCCGCCGTCCCCCTCGAACCCGGCCGGATGGCGGAGACCGAGATCCTCGCCCGTCTGGTGCTCGCGGCGACCGGCAGGCACGGGGCCGACCCGTCCGCGGTCGACACCATGGTCGTCGACTCCGCCCTCGCCAAGGCGGTCCGGGACACCCATGGACCGGTGCACGGGCGCGACCCGCGTGAACTCGCCGCCGCGCTCGGCGGCGAGACCGGCCCCGAGCGACGCCTCGACCTGATGCTGCGCCTCGGCCCGTACGGGGACGGCTTCGGCGCCCGCCCGGACGGCCTGACCCTGGACCGGCTGCTCGCGGAGCCGCACGGCATCGATCTCGGGCCGTTGCGCTCCCGTCTGCCGCAGCCGCTGAAGACCCGCAGCGGCAGGATCGAACTGCTCCCCGCCCCCATAGCCGACGACCTGCCGCGGCTGCGGGACGCCCTGCGCGAACGTCCGGCGGCGCTCGTGCTCGTCGGCCGTCGCCATCTGCGCTCCAACAACAGCTGGATGCACAACGTGCCCGCCCTCACCGGCGGTTCCAACCGCTGCACGCTGCACATCCACCCCGAGGACGCCGCACGCCTCGGCCTCGCCGACGGGGCGGCCGTGCGCGTCAAGGGCGCCGGGGGAGAGGTGACCGCCCCCGCGGAGGTCACCGACGCCGTGCGGCGCGGGGTGGTGAGCCTGCCGCACGGCTGGGGACACGACCGTCCCGGCACCCGGATGAGCCACGCCGCCCTCGACCCCGGCGTCAACGTCAACCAGCTCCTCGACGGCTCGCTCCTCGACCCGCTGTCGGGCACGGCGGTGCTCAACGGCGTCCCCGTCGAACTCGCCCCCGCCGAGACGGGGGT
- the hmgA gene encoding homogentisate 1,2-dioxygenase — MNGDARKTAEGLAYLSGFGNEHSSEAVPGALPHGRNTPQRAPLGLYAEQLSGSAFTEPRAHNRRSWLYRIRPSAAHPAFTRTDNGTLRSAPFTETEPDPNRLRWNPLPEPPAGTDFLAGLWTLGGNGDATRRTGMAVHLYHANSPMERVFSDADGELLIVPERGGLLLRTEFGLLRVEPGGVALIPRGVRFRVEPLDETSVRGYVCENYGAPFQLPDLGPIGANGLANARDFLAPVAAYEDTEGPVEVVNKFCGNLWTATYDHSPLDVVAWHGNHLPYVYDLRRFNVIGTISYDHPDPSIFTVLTSPSSTPGLAGVDFVVFAPRWLVGEDTFRPPYFHRNVMSEYMGLIEGAYDAKAEGFVPGGGSLHNMMSAHGPDRETFDRASAAELRPQKIDDGLAFMFETRWPVTATAQAAAADHLQRGYDDVWQGLQRHYRPLR, encoded by the coding sequence ATGAACGGGGACGCGAGGAAGACGGCCGAGGGGCTGGCCTACCTCTCCGGATTCGGCAACGAACACAGCTCGGAGGCGGTCCCGGGAGCGCTTCCGCACGGCCGCAACACGCCGCAGCGTGCCCCGCTCGGGCTGTACGCGGAGCAGTTGAGCGGCTCGGCCTTCACCGAACCCAGAGCCCACAACCGGCGTTCGTGGCTGTACCGGATCCGCCCGTCGGCCGCGCACCCCGCGTTCACGCGCACGGACAACGGCACCCTGCGCTCGGCCCCGTTCACCGAGACCGAGCCGGACCCCAACCGGCTGCGCTGGAACCCACTGCCGGAGCCCCCGGCGGGCACGGACTTCCTGGCGGGCCTGTGGACACTCGGCGGCAACGGCGACGCGACGCGGCGCACGGGCATGGCGGTGCACCTCTATCACGCCAACTCCCCGATGGAGCGGGTGTTCAGCGACGCGGACGGCGAGCTGCTGATCGTGCCGGAGCGCGGCGGGCTGCTGCTGCGGACCGAGTTCGGGCTGCTGCGGGTGGAGCCGGGCGGGGTCGCGCTGATCCCCCGGGGGGTCCGCTTCCGCGTGGAGCCTCTGGACGAGACGTCCGTCCGGGGCTACGTGTGCGAGAACTACGGAGCCCCCTTCCAACTGCCCGATCTGGGCCCGATCGGCGCCAACGGACTCGCCAACGCCCGTGACTTCCTGGCCCCCGTGGCCGCGTACGAGGACACCGAGGGCCCGGTCGAGGTCGTCAACAAGTTCTGCGGCAACCTCTGGACCGCGACGTACGACCACTCTCCGCTCGACGTCGTCGCCTGGCACGGAAACCATCTGCCGTACGTCTACGACCTGCGCCGTTTCAATGTGATCGGCACCATCAGCTACGACCACCCCGATCCGTCGATCTTCACGGTGCTGACCTCCCCGAGCAGCACCCCGGGGCTCGCCGGCGTCGACTTCGTCGTCTTCGCCCCGCGGTGGCTGGTCGGCGAGGACACCTTCCGGCCGCCGTACTTCCACCGGAACGTGATGAGCGAGTACATGGGCCTCATCGAGGGCGCGTACGACGCGAAGGCCGAGGGCTTCGTGCCGGGAGGCGGGTCGTTGCACAACATGATGTCCGCGCACGGACCGGACCGGGAGACCTTCGACCGGGCGAGCGCCGCCGAGCTCCGGCCCCAGAAGATCGACGACGGGCTCGCGTTCATGTTCGAGACGCGCTGGCCGGTGACCGCCACGGCACAGGCCGCGGCCGCGGACCACCTGCAGCGCGGGTACGACGACGTGTGGCAGGGCCTCCAGAGGCACTACCGCCCGTTGCGCTGA
- a CDS encoding TetR/AcrR family transcriptional regulator yields the protein MKPVPPATPLRRAPVQRRSAERLTRILDACAELLDEVGYDALSTRAVAERAGVPIGSVYRFFGNKRAMADALAQRNLEHYTERVAGRLGGPDGAGDWRAAMDAVLDEYLAMKRTAPGFSLVDFGNQIPVGTGHAEPNTRVADRLTELLSGYLDRTPDEDLRRSFLVAVEAADTLVHLAFRVAPQGDEGIIAETRQLLRAYLGRVLD from the coding sequence ATGAAACCCGTGCCCCCAGCGACCCCGCTCCGCCGCGCGCCCGTCCAGCGGCGCAGTGCCGAAAGGCTGACGAGGATCCTTGACGCCTGCGCCGAACTCCTCGACGAGGTCGGCTACGACGCCCTGAGCACCCGGGCGGTGGCCGAGCGCGCGGGCGTGCCGATCGGTTCCGTCTACCGCTTCTTCGGCAACAAGCGCGCCATGGCCGACGCGCTGGCCCAGCGCAACCTGGAGCACTACACGGAACGGGTCGCCGGGCGCCTCGGGGGGCCGGACGGCGCGGGAGACTGGCGGGCCGCCATGGACGCCGTGCTCGACGAGTACCTCGCGATGAAACGCACCGCACCCGGCTTCTCCCTGGTCGACTTCGGCAACCAGATACCGGTCGGCACCGGTCACGCCGAACCCAACACCCGCGTCGCCGACCGGCTCACCGAACTGCTCTCCGGCTATCTCGACCGCACCCCCGACGAGGATCTGCGACGCAGTTTCCTCGTCGCCGTGGAGGCCGCCGACACCCTGGTCCACCTCGCCTTCCGGGTCGCACCGCAGGGCGACGAGGGGATCATCGCCGAGACCCGGCAACTGCTGCGCGCGTACCTGGGCCGCGTCCTCGACTGA